The following proteins come from a genomic window of Triticum aestivum cultivar Chinese Spring chromosome 6A, IWGSC CS RefSeq v2.1, whole genome shotgun sequence:
- the LOC123132635 gene encoding phosphatidylinositol/phosphatidylcholine transfer protein SFH2, with product MGAAAEDAVRQLGILMDQVDAPLRRTFQNVHQGHPRETMLRFLKAREWNVSKAHKMLVDSLNWRIENEIDSVLERPILPVDLYRSIRDSQLVGLSGYTKEGLPVFGIGVGQSTYDKASVHYYVQSHIQINEYRDRIILPMLTEKFGRPITTCVKVLDMTGLKLSALSQMKMLSSISTVDDLNYPEKSETYYIVNVPYIFSACWKVVKPLLQERTKKKVKVLSGCGRDELLKIMDYSALPHFCRREGSGSSKHSSSNADDCFSPDHPFHKELYELTNQQSSHKELLKMGSLHVSIPEPDPNDAKIVEVIQAEFHKMGEQNGSTNGHKV from the exons ATGGGGGCCGCCGCCGAGGACGCCGTCAGGCAGCTCGGCATCCTCATGGATCAAG TGGACGCGCCGCTGAGGAGGACGTTCCAG AATGTGCACCAAGGCCACCCTAGAGAAACAATGTTGCGCTTTCTCAAGGCTAGAGAATGGAATGTTTCCAAGGCTCATAAAATG CTTGTAGATTCTTTGAATTGGAGGATTGAAAATGAAATTGATAGTGTATTGGAG AGACCTATACTCCCAGTAGATTTATACAGATCAATACGTGATTCACAACTTGTTGGACTCTCAGGATACACCAAGGAG GGTCTTCCAGTTTTTGGCATTGGTGTTGGTCAGAGCACATATGACAAAGCTTCG GTGCACTACTATGTGCAATCTCATATTCAGATTAACGAATACCGTGATCGCATAATTTTG CCCATGTTGACGGAAAAGTTTGGACGCCCGATCACCACTTGCGTTAAAGTTCTCGACATGACTGGTTTAAAGTTGTCAGCACTGAGCCAAATGAAG ATGCTGAGTTCAATATCAACTGTTGATGATCTGAACTACCCTGAAAAGTCAGAGACATATTACATAGTTAATGTTCCATATATATTCTCTGCATGCTGGAAG GTTGTGAAGCCCCTATTGCAGGAGAGGACAAAAAAGAAGGTTAAAGTTTTGAGTGGTTGTGGGAGAGATGAACTTCTAAAG ATTATGGACTACTCAGCTCTCCCCCATTTCTGCCGACGAGAGGGATCAGGCTCATCCAAGCATTCATCTTCCAACGCCGACGATTGCTTCTCCCCTGACCATCCTTTCCACAAAGAGCTCTACGAGCTCACCAACCAGCAATCGTCGCACAAGGAGCTCCTCAAGATGGGATCATTGCATGTGAGCATCCCGGAGCCCGACCCAAACGATGCGAAGATCGTGGAGGTGATCCAGGCCGAGTTCCACAAGATGGGGGAGCAGAATGGGTCGACCAACGGCCACAAGGTTTGA